The Bombus terrestris chromosome 9, iyBomTerr1.2, whole genome shotgun sequence genome contains a region encoding:
- the LOC100649736 gene encoding cyclin-dependent kinase inhibitor 1C-like encodes MNAKLVIIFAFLAVAFAEEQAAGETKKDKRGIYGLGYGGGSYGGYSGGYGGGYGGGVSVGQVSVLTREVPVPVPHPVAVPVERQVPVPVRVPVAVPVDRPYPVHVPKPYPVPVTKHVPVPVDRPVPVPVSVPVSVPVKVPVPAPYAVPVVKQIPVPVAQPTVVVEKYNNGWPSHGSYPSGYSSW; translated from the exons CTCGTCATCATCTTCGCCTTCTTGGCGGTAGCCTTCGCCGAAGAACAGGCTGCAGGCGAAACAAAAAAAGACAAACGAGGAATCTATGGATTGGGATATGGTGGTGGTAGTTATGGTGGTTATAGTGGTGGTTACGGCGGTGGTTACGGCGGCGGTGTGTCAGTCGGCCAAGTATCTGTCTTAACCAGGGAAGTTCCAGTTCCAGTGCCACATCCAGTCGCTGTTCCCGTTGAGAGACAAGTTCCTGTTCCAGTTAGG GTACCAGTAGCCGTCCCAGTCGATCGTCCTTATCCCGTTCACGTCCCGAAACCCTACCCAGTCCCAGTGACCAAGCACGTCCCAGTCCCAGTTGACAGGCCAGTCCCTGTTCCAGTCAGCGTACCAGTCAGCGTACCAGTCAAGGTTCCAGTACCAGCTCCATATGCTGTTCCAGTCGTGAAACAGATTCCAGTACCGGTCGCACAACCTACAGTGGTCGTTGAGAAATACAACAACGGATGGCCAAGCCATGGTAGTTATCCTTCTGGCTACTCCTCCTGGTAA